A window of Bombus huntii isolate Logan2020A chromosome 12, iyBomHunt1.1, whole genome shotgun sequence genomic DNA:
ATTTTCATATGGTTCGGGACTTTGTTCTACTATGTATTCATTAACGATAACAAACGAATGTAAcgaaaaatcaaatttaatgaaaattatctcTTCGCTCtcttatattaaaaaagaactTGATGCTCGTCAAAAGATTTCCCCAGAAGCTTATACAAAGGAATTAGAATGGCGTGAACAGAATTGTCATACTGTACCATTTACTCCTCATAGTACCACTAAAAATATGTTTCCTGGAGCCTACTATCTTGTACAAGTGGATGAAAAATATAGAAGGACTTACAATAGAGTGTGAAGATTTTGCTATTCCTTAAATAAGCTATTTGGGGTTTTTGTATCAATTATCGAATCAAAATCACGGTGGTGTAtgattatgtatataatttaaaaaatgaattagTTAATAACtagcataaaatatttttaccaaACAAAAATGTTCTTAATGCGATATTCATATGCTATGAAATGTACACTTTTGACTTTTAAatctatttataaatataaaaaatttattaatacaaatCATATAATAGATATATCAATTACTTTCACAAAAATACCTCtgttcatatatatatttatttattatgtacAGTTTTTAATATATCTATTGTACATGTTCTATATTCTTTTTAGTTAGCAAGGAAGCTACAATCATTGTGCTttattatattagaaatattataatttataatatattataattcatgTAAAAAGCCTTTAAAGAAGTATTCCCTTTTAGTgcatttttgtttaatattaattggttaattatgtaaatatttataaaaataataaagaattaaacaCAGATTTTATGCACatgttaaaaaatgttgttcCTTTAACCTTTCGATGTTCACAGTTTTTTGTATGCACATATAGAAGGATTGATTATGCCCATGATGGATAAGAGTGCCAATGGGTTAATCATGAAGTTGTTCCTACATTAGGGGTATATATCCATATGTACATAGAGTGTAATATATCGAAAGTGAAATGGCTTGTATGTAAAAagataattcaataattttattgttttttccCTGCATATGTAAGTCAACTGGTATGTTAATTAcaacaaaattttcaaattttgatatattttgtcaaaaaagtGAACACTTGTAGTTTATGCGTCGTAATTCACAAGCAAATGTTTATCTTGTTTAACTAATAtcttcttaaatatttttattttaattatatgatAGATAAACGTGAAGTACAtcatatacattttatttcaataatttcgatattacaataacattaaaaaaatagtacaatagcaaattttttctttaaaaaaatatattaatataatatttgttctTTTTGAGAttcgtttcattaaaaataaatacgtGCATTAACTTTTGctacatatataaatagttGAAATATATCAGTGACGCTGAATATTATGAAATCTAAGCATTTGTATTTACAAATGTATACGTTTAAAATACTCGATCTTAAGTCTCTAGTGAAATAGCAGATAAAGAGAGAATAGTAATTTTTCAGATTAATACAAAATCCATAATGAATTCCTGTTCCATAATCAAATGGTCACAAAATACTGGCTTTGTAGCACAATTATTACTATTCTGTcattattaacaatataattaatttcttttaatatcacATTATTTGGatagttataaaaatattgtacattgtttttccattttatatacaaatttaaacaTAGTAAAGATATGTATATCATTTGTTTATAAACCACTAcctaaaatattttgtatggACAACCTGAACAAGAAGACAATTTTCTACTTGCACCAAGTCTAACAACTTCATCTTCATTAGCATTTATTTGACGATTTTCATGTCTTCTCTGGAAAGAAGTAAACATATGCATTTCTTTAAgattatatgatatatgatTATGAAAACAGTATATGtttacttatattttatatttttatatctttttttattatatattttacattttatatgaAAGCCAAATGCTTACTTTAAGTTCTGCTGCCAGGTAGAAAAATACAGAATCTATATTGGTATTCTCTTTGGCTGATGTTTCTACCACTTGTAACACTTCAGGAAGATATTGACAAAGAGCTTCTGCCTCTCCTTTCTCAACCTCTCGTAGACTTTCTAAATCACATTTGTTACCTATAagttttttatttgttaatatataGTATTCAAAgcataattaaaacaaaatatacaaacaaaTCTCACCaactaaaattaataacaCATGTGATGAAGTATACCTTCGTACTTCTTCTACCCAATGTTGTAAGCTTAAGAATGTAGATCTCTTTGTAATATCATAAACTGAAAGTTGTTTAAgccattataaatatttccataGTTAAGTGAACAAAAAGGTAGAAATAATATCTTTCACATACCTACAATAACACCATTAGCAGATCTATAGTAACTTTGGGTTATTGTACGAAATCTTTCTTGGCCAGCTGTATCCCATATTtgcaactaataataataaaatatctttaaacattttgaatgatttgtatatcattatatattaagtgatatatatattttatataaaaaaattatattactaatttgaaaaacataatGTAACAATATTTcttatgtattataatatagctgttctattttatataattaaagaaaatgatattatcAATACCAGTTTGTACAAAATAATTCAAGCTAAAGTGAAAGTTCGcttttaacaaaaaattatctATTCGATCTCACATTCCcatgttaaattatatttatttaaataattttatattaaagaaGCTATTGAGCTCTcttctttaaaatttatatataaattacttgTAGGTTATAAATGTCAAAAAAATTGGAGAAATATAGCGATATTGATCATAGA
This region includes:
- the LOC126871957 gene encoding ras-related protein Rab-43 isoform X2 is translated as MSNRDPDNLMATNDENFDYLFKIVLIGDCGTGKTCVVQRFRSGTFIERHGNTIGVDFSMKTVLIDDKKVKLQIWDTAGQERFRTITQSYYRSANGVIVVYDITKRSTFLSLQHWVEEVRRYTSSHVLLILVESLREVEKGEAEALCQYLPEVLQVVETSAKENTNIDSVFFYLAAELKRRHENRQINANEDEVVRLGASRKLSSCSGCPYKIF
- the LOC126871957 gene encoding ras-related protein Rab-43 isoform X1, translating into MSNRDPDNLMATNDENFDYLFKIVLIGDCGTGKTCVVQRFRSGTFIERHGNTIGVDFSMKTVLIDDKKVKLQIWDTAGQERFRTITQSYYRSANGVIVVYDITKRSTFLSLQHWVEEVRRYTSSHVLLILVGNKCDLESLREVEKGEAEALCQYLPEVLQVVETSAKENTNIDSVFFYLAAELKRRHENRQINANEDEVVRLGASRKLSSCSGCPYKIF